Within the Senegalia massiliensis genome, the region ATCCATATCTTTCTTTAAAATACAGGAGGCATAATTATGACAGTAATATATCCAGGTAGTTTTGATCCAGTAACTAATGGACATTTAGATATTATAAAAAGGGCAAGTAAAAAGTTTGATAAAATAATAGTAACAGTTTTAAATAACCCTTCAAAAAATTCATTGTTTAATGTTGAAGAGAGAGTTGAGTTATTAAAAAATACAACTAAAGATATTGAAAATGTAGAAATAGATAGCTTTGCTGGATTACTTATAGATTATGCTAAAAGTAAGGATGTTTCAATTATTTTAAAAGGGCTAAGAGCACTTTCTGATTTTGAGTATGAGTTTCAAATGGCTCTTACTAATACTATGTTAGATGAAGAATTAGAAACCTTCTTTTTAATGACAAGTAGTAAATACTCTTTTTTAAGTTCTTCTGTAGTAAAGGAAATAGCTAAATTTAATGGAGATGTAAGTAAATTAGTTCCAGAAATAGTAGAATATAATCTAAATAAAAAGTTGAAAGGTGATATATAATGGATTTATTAAAATTATTAAATGAAATTGAAGAGATATTAGAAGAAAGTTCCAGTATACCATTATCAGGTAAAATCATGGTGGACAAGCATGAAATTTTAGACGTTCTTAATGAAATAAGATCTAAATTACCAGATGAAATAAAACAAGCAGAATGGATTAGAGAAGAAAGACAAAGAATACTTGCTGAAGCACAAAAGGAGGCAGATACAGTAATACAAGAAGCAAGA harbors:
- the coaD gene encoding pantetheine-phosphate adenylyltransferase — translated: MTVIYPGSFDPVTNGHLDIIKRASKKFDKIIVTVLNNPSKNSLFNVEERVELLKNTTKDIENVEIDSFAGLLIDYAKSKDVSIILKGLRALSDFEYEFQMALTNTMLDEELETFFLMTSSKYSFLSSSVVKEIAKFNGDVSKLVPEIVEYNLNKKLKGDI
- a CDS encoding ATPase: MDLLKLLNEIEEILEESSSIPLSGKIMVDKHEILDVLNEIRSKLPDEIKQAEWIREERQRILAEAQKEADTVIQEARLHIEEMVERDEITKRAQLRADEIIQKAQSNAKDIRLGGREYADELLKTVQSQLEELLKTVDENRNELNEM